The Ichthyobacterium seriolicida sequence AATTTTTGGGGGAATATTACACAGAAGGCACGAAGAAGAAGATCTAAAAGATGTAGATAATTTTAAAATTCCAGAGATCGATATACTACTAGTAGACTTATATCCTTTCGAAAAAACATTGGCTTGTGGTGCAAATAATCAAGATATAATAGAGAATATAGATATAGGAGGAGTGTCTCTCATTAGAGCTGCAGCCAAAAATTTTGAAGATGTATTAGTAGTTCCCTCCAAAGACCAATACGCTGAATTCTTAAATATTATGGAAGAAAATAAGGGCCTATCTTCTTTAGAAGACAGACAGATATTCGCTGCAAAAGCCTTTCAAATAACTTCTCATTACGATACTGCAATATTTAATTTTTTCAATAGAACAGCTGAGATATCAGCATTCAAAAAGAGCGAAACAAAATATAATACTTTAAAATACGGTGAAAATCCACACCAAAAGGGTATGTTTTTTGGAGATCTAAACAAAGTGATTGAAAAATTACAAGGCAAAGAACTATCTTATAACAATCTATTGGATTTAGATTCCGCTGTAAGTATTATTTCAGAGTTTAGAAATCAACCTCCTACGTTCATTATAATAAAACACAACAATGCTTGTGGAATCGCTACGAGACAATCTTTAAAAGAAGCTTATATAAATGCTTTGTCTAGTGATCCAGTATCTGCTTTTGGTGGGGTTTTAATATCAAATACCTCTGTAGATGTAGAAACTGCAAAAGAGATTGTCAATATTTTCTGTGAAATTCTCATAGCTCCTCATTTTGATTCTGAAAGTTTGGAGATATTAAAATCTAAAAAGAATTTAATCTTGATAAGAATGTTAGATGTAGATCATCTTCCAAAAAAACAATTTAGAAGCATATTAAACGGTGTCTTAGAACAAGAGGTAGACTACATTACAGATGATATAGAAAAAATAAAGTGTGTAACTTTAAAAGAACCTTCAAAAGGAGAGTTAGATGATTTGATATTCGCTTCTAAGGCTTGTAAGCACATGAAGTCTAATGCTATAGTTATAGTTAAGGATAATAAATTATTGGCATCTGGCATTGGTCAGACCTCTAGGGTAGATGCTTTAAAACAAGCTATAGAAAAAGCTCATAATTTTAAATTAGATATAAATGGAGCTGTAATGGCATCTGATGCTTTTTTTCCATTTCCAGATTGTGTGGAAATAGCTAAAGAATCTGGTATCGGTGCCATAATACAA is a genomic window containing:
- the purH gene encoding bifunctional phosphoribosylaminoimidazolecarboxamide formyltransferase/IMP cyclohydrolase, with translation MKKAKSALVSVFDKEGLIPVIKKLDELGVIIYSTGGTEVFIRQQGINTIPVEELTSYPSIFGGRVKTLHPKIFGGILHRRHEEEDLKDVDNFKIPEIDILLVDLYPFEKTLACGANNQDIIENIDIGGVSLIRAAAKNFEDVLVVPSKDQYAEFLNIMEENKGLSSLEDRQIFAAKAFQITSHYDTAIFNFFNRTAEISAFKKSETKYNTLKYGENPHQKGMFFGDLNKVIEKLQGKELSYNNLLDLDSAVSIISEFRNQPPTFIIIKHNNACGIATRQSLKEAYINALSSDPVSAFGGVLISNTSVDVETAKEIVNIFCEILIAPHFDSESLEILKSKKNLILIRMLDVDHLPKKQFRSILNGVLEQEVDYITDDIEKIKCVTLKEPSKGELDDLIFASKACKHMKSNAIVIVKDNKLLASGIGQTSRVDALKQAIEKAHNFKLDINGAVMASDAFFPFPDCVEIAKESGIGAIIQPGGSIRDNLSIDFCNKNDMAMVFTGLRHFKH